From the Paludibacterium paludis genome, one window contains:
- a CDS encoding MFS transporter produces the protein MTTARISPATPPLPATETQATAPILSPRRILLLASGTGFSVACLYYSQPMLGVLGPDIGASGRAVGLVPTLTQLGYALGILLLAPLGDRHDRRRIISLKAALLSAALILAALSPSLAVLLPASLLIGLTATLAQDIVPAAAALAPDSQRGKVVGTVMTGLLSGILLSRVVSGFVAEQFGWRTMFFAAAASIALIGVVLNRSLPALAPTTNLSYAALLGSLRTLWRQHGELRRAALAQGCLSVGFSAFWSTLALMLHGAPFHLGSTAAGAFGLAGAAGALAAPLAGHAADRKGPESVARFGALLALLAFVALALSTALPAHGQLAALALGAVVFDLGVQASLIAHQAVIYRIDPAARSRFNAVLFVCVFIGMAAGSVAASVLLAAWGWAAVMGLASLASLAALLLRGGKRRTGRR, from the coding sequence ATGACCACCGCACGAATTTCACCGGCCACGCCCCCTCTGCCGGCAACGGAAACCCAAGCGACGGCGCCGATCCTGTCGCCGCGGCGCATACTGCTGCTGGCGTCCGGCACGGGGTTTTCCGTGGCGTGCCTGTATTACAGCCAGCCCATGCTCGGCGTGCTGGGCCCGGACATCGGCGCCTCCGGCCGGGCCGTCGGCCTGGTGCCGACGCTCACGCAACTGGGTTATGCGCTCGGAATCCTTCTGCTGGCCCCCCTGGGCGACCGCCACGACCGCCGACGCATCATTTCGCTCAAGGCCGCCTTGCTTTCGGCGGCGCTGATCCTGGCCGCGCTGTCGCCCTCGCTGGCGGTGCTGCTGCCGGCCAGCCTGCTGATCGGTCTGACCGCCACGCTGGCGCAGGACATCGTGCCCGCGGCCGCCGCCCTGGCGCCGGATAGTCAGCGCGGCAAGGTGGTCGGCACCGTGATGACCGGTCTGTTGTCGGGCATACTGCTGTCACGGGTCGTCAGCGGATTCGTCGCGGAACAGTTCGGCTGGCGGACGATGTTCTTCGCGGCGGCGGCCAGCATCGCGCTGATCGGCGTTGTCCTGAACCGCAGCCTGCCCGCACTCGCCCCCACCACCAACCTCTCCTATGCCGCCCTGCTGGGTTCGCTGCGCACGCTGTGGCGTCAGCACGGAGAACTGCGCCGCGCCGCGCTCGCGCAAGGCTGCCTGTCGGTCGGGTTCAGCGCCTTCTGGTCCACTCTCGCCCTCATGCTGCATGGCGCGCCGTTTCACCTGGGCAGCACGGCGGCGGGCGCCTTCGGACTGGCTGGCGCCGCCGGCGCACTCGCCGCGCCGCTGGCCGGGCACGCCGCCGACCGCAAGGGACCGGAATCGGTCGCCCGCTTCGGCGCGCTGCTCGCGCTCCTGGCCTTCGTCGCGCTCGCGCTGTCGACCGCCTTGCCGGCGCACGGGCAACTGGCCGCGCTCGCCCTAGGCGCGGTGGTCTTCGATCTTGGCGTGCAGGCCAGTCTGATCGCGCATCAGGCGGTGATCTACCGGATCGATCCGGCCGCGCGCAGCCGTTTCAACGCGGTGCTGTTCGTTTGCGTGTTCATCGGCATGGCCGCGGGGTCCGTTGCCGCCAGCGTGCTGCTGGCGGCCTGGGGATGGGCGGCGGTGATGGGACTCGCCAGCCTGGCATCGCTGGCCGCGCTGCTGCTGCGAGGCGGGAAACGGCGCACCGGGCGTAGGTAG
- a CDS encoding acyl-CoA dehydrogenase family protein, translating into MDFANTARGREYLERLTRFMDDEVYPAEAEYYATLSRGERPWNVPPVMEALKRKAREAGLWNLFLPGERFGAGLSNAEYAPLAEMMGRSPIAAEVFNCNAPDTGNMEVLAHYGSPMQQERWLMPLLEGRIRSAFCMTEPEVASSDATNMAATVRVEGDRVVLNGRKWWSTGIGHPDCRFVIFMGLSDPQAAKHARHSMVIVPIDAPGVKIERMLRVFGELDEPYGHGEVSFTDVRVPLDHVILGPGRGFEIAQGRLGPGRIHHCMRAIGAAERAMDAMCRRSLERRAFGKPLAQLGGNVDIIANARMAIEQARLLTLKAAWMMDTVGIKGAISEISMIKVVAPNVAQTVVDAAIQMHGGAGLCEDFPLAGLFGYARALRIADGPDEVHRMLVAKRELKAQARRLGLDMEAMR; encoded by the coding sequence ATGGATTTTGCGAATACGGCCAGAGGCCGGGAGTATCTGGAACGATTGACGCGTTTCATGGATGACGAGGTGTACCCGGCGGAAGCCGAGTACTATGCCACGCTCTCACGGGGAGAACGACCCTGGAACGTGCCGCCGGTGATGGAAGCGCTCAAGCGCAAGGCGCGCGAGGCCGGACTGTGGAACCTGTTTCTTCCGGGAGAGCGTTTCGGCGCCGGTCTGAGCAACGCCGAATACGCGCCCCTGGCCGAGATGATGGGACGTTCGCCGATCGCGGCGGAAGTGTTCAACTGCAACGCGCCGGATACCGGCAATATGGAAGTGCTGGCGCATTACGGCTCGCCCATGCAGCAAGAGCGCTGGCTCATGCCGCTGCTGGAGGGACGGATACGTTCCGCTTTTTGCATGACCGAGCCGGAGGTGGCCTCGTCGGATGCGACCAATATGGCGGCCACGGTGCGTGTGGAAGGGGATCGGGTCGTGCTCAATGGTCGCAAGTGGTGGAGCACGGGCATCGGCCATCCCGATTGCCGGTTCGTGATTTTCATGGGGTTGTCGGATCCGCAGGCGGCCAAGCACGCCCGCCACTCGATGGTCATCGTGCCGATTGACGCTCCCGGCGTGAAAATCGAGCGCATGCTGCGGGTGTTCGGGGAACTGGACGAACCGTACGGACATGGCGAGGTGAGCTTTACCGACGTGCGCGTGCCGCTCGACCACGTCATTCTCGGCCCGGGGCGGGGTTTCGAGATTGCCCAGGGCCGGCTCGGGCCCGGGCGGATCCATCATTGCATGCGCGCCATCGGCGCGGCGGAGCGGGCCATGGACGCGATGTGCCGGCGCTCGCTCGAGCGGCGCGCGTTCGGCAAGCCGCTGGCGCAGCTGGGCGGCAACGTCGACATCATCGCCAATGCCCGCATGGCGATCGAGCAAGCGCGCCTGCTGACGCTCAAAGCGGCGTGGATGATGGATACCGTGGGCATCAAGGGAGCCATCAGCGAAATTTCGATGATCAAGGTGGTGGCGCCCAATGTCGCCCAGACGGTGGTGGACGCCGCCATCCAGATGCACGGCGGCGCCGGGCTGTGCGAGGACTTCCCGCTGGCGGGCCTGTTCGGGTACGCGCGGGCCCTGCGCATCGCCGACGGTCCGGACGAGGTGCACCGCATGCTGGTGGCCAAACGCGAACTCAAAGCCCAGGCCCGGCGCCTGGGGCTCGACATGGAGGCGATGCGATGA
- a CDS encoding phosphotransferase family protein → MTATIDKAGPVRSGEELDSQAIARFLAANGAVFGGLPAVTQFSGGASNLTYQLDFPGRSLILRRPPFGHKARSAHDMIREARIMTALRDVYPRVPGVVAVCEDPGVIGCDFFVMERIDGVILRRDLPEGMTLDAERARALCRAMLDALIDLHEVDWQVAGLRELGRGEGYVARQLEGWRDRFDKARTPDVAACDDVIRWLSGHAPARDAATCLIHNDWRFDNLVLDRNDPSRIIGVLDWEMATLGDPLMDLGNALAYWVEAGDDATFRAVRRQPTHLPGMLSRREVIEYYGAKTGRDMSDFVFYDVFGIFRLAVIVQQIWRRYYQGETRNPQFAQFGALVNYLLDRCRRVIKEN, encoded by the coding sequence ATGACAGCGACGATCGACAAGGCCGGGCCGGTGCGCTCCGGCGAAGAACTGGATAGCCAGGCCATCGCGCGGTTTCTCGCGGCGAACGGCGCGGTGTTCGGTGGCTTGCCTGCCGTCACCCAGTTTTCCGGGGGGGCGTCCAATCTCACCTATCAGCTGGATTTTCCCGGGCGTTCGCTGATCCTGCGCCGTCCTCCGTTCGGACACAAGGCCAGGAGCGCCCACGACATGATCCGCGAGGCGCGCATCATGACGGCGCTGCGCGACGTCTATCCGCGGGTGCCGGGGGTGGTGGCGGTGTGCGAGGATCCCGGCGTGATCGGCTGCGATTTCTTCGTGATGGAGCGCATCGACGGAGTGATTTTGCGCCGGGATTTACCCGAGGGCATGACGCTCGACGCGGAGCGGGCGAGGGCGCTGTGCCGGGCCATGCTCGATGCGCTGATCGACCTGCACGAGGTCGACTGGCAGGTGGCCGGCCTGCGCGAACTGGGTCGGGGCGAAGGCTATGTCGCACGCCAGCTGGAAGGCTGGAGGGACCGTTTCGACAAGGCGCGCACCCCGGATGTGGCGGCGTGCGACGATGTGATCCGCTGGCTGTCCGGACACGCGCCGGCCAGGGACGCGGCAACCTGCCTGATTCACAATGACTGGCGTTTCGACAATCTGGTGCTGGACCGGAACGATCCGTCGCGCATTATCGGGGTGCTCGATTGGGAAATGGCGACACTGGGCGACCCCCTGATGGATCTGGGCAATGCGCTCGCCTATTGGGTGGAAGCCGGCGACGACGCGACCTTCCGGGCGGTGCGCCGCCAGCCGACCCACCTTCCCGGCATGCTGTCGCGGCGCGAAGTGATCGAGTATTACGGCGCGAAAACCGGGCGCGACATGTCGGATTTCGTGTTCTACGACGTGTTCGGGATTTTCCGGTTGGCGGTCATCGTGCAGCAGATCTGGCGGCGTTATTACCAGGGAGAGACACGCAACCCGCAATTCGCCCAATTCGGCGCGCTGGTCAATTATCTGCTCGACCGCTGCCGTCGCGTCATCAAGGAGAACTGA
- a CDS encoding LysR family transcriptional regulator, whose amino-acid sequence MHLSRIDLNLFVVFDAIYGAGGLTPAARQLSLTQPALSHALARLRDVFGDPLFVRQGSAMVPTPLARSLIGPVRQALQGLDASVNHNRSFDPETARRTFTIGLRDVLEATVLPPLMGVLRARAPDIDIAAVRADRRELERDLASGALDLAVDIALPLADRIRRRRIGSDRLVVVARGGNIDGLLTLERYLAASHVLVSSRSKGPGVEDMELNRHGHRRRIGLRCQHYFAACRVVNETNLLLTMPEQYAAIANRNLDNAIHAFPLSMPELDVYLYWHETVEHDAANAWLREMLLDGYPR is encoded by the coding sequence ATGCATCTTAGCCGCATCGATCTGAACCTGTTTGTGGTGTTCGACGCCATCTATGGCGCGGGGGGCCTGACGCCGGCGGCCCGCCAGCTCAGTCTGACCCAGCCGGCGCTGAGTCACGCGCTGGCAAGATTGCGCGATGTATTCGGCGACCCCCTGTTCGTGCGTCAGGGCAGCGCGATGGTGCCGACGCCGCTGGCGCGCAGCCTGATCGGTCCGGTCAGGCAGGCCTTGCAAGGACTTGATGCGAGCGTGAACCATAACCGGAGCTTCGATCCGGAAACCGCCCGCCGGACCTTCACGATCGGACTGAGGGATGTGCTGGAAGCGACGGTGCTTCCGCCACTGATGGGGGTACTGCGGGCACGGGCGCCGGATATCGACATCGCCGCGGTCAGGGCGGACAGACGGGAGCTGGAGCGCGACCTGGCATCCGGCGCGCTGGATCTGGCCGTCGATATCGCGCTTCCGCTGGCGGACCGCATACGGCGCCGGCGCATCGGCAGCGACCGGCTGGTCGTTGTGGCGCGCGGGGGAAACATCGACGGGTTATTGACGCTGGAGCGTTATCTCGCCGCGTCCCACGTCCTGGTTTCGTCACGCAGCAAAGGCCCCGGCGTGGAGGACATGGAGCTGAACCGCCATGGACACAGAAGACGGATAGGCTTGCGCTGCCAGCATTATTTCGCGGCCTGCCGGGTGGTGAATGAGACGAATCTGCTACTGACAATGCCGGAGCAATATGCCGCCATTGCCAATCGCAATCTCGACAACGCCATTCATGCGTTTCCGCTTTCCATGCCCGAGCTGGACGTTTACTTGTACTGGCATGAAACCGTCGAACACGACGCGGCGAACGCCTGGCTCAGGGAGATGCTGCTGGACGGTTATCCGCGCTAG
- a CDS encoding SDR family NAD(P)-dependent oxidoreductase: MNTFEGRVAVITGAAEGIGLALARRAAGLGMKLVLADRHEARLQEAVDTLTAAGADAVPVVVDVSDAASVEELAREAYRLHGKVHLLINNAGVALAKTAWETSNEDWRWVMGVNFYGVANGVRSFVPRMLESGEEGHIVNTASVAGLISQPGLAAYNASKFGVVTLSEGLMHDLTLRGARIGVSVLCPGWVKTRIAQAERHRPPDERSRPEALDPKTLETAMAVMQAVENGLSAEDVARMAFEAVGRGEFYILTHPHSRAGVKVRLEDILNNRAPTLLPV; the protein is encoded by the coding sequence ATGAACACATTCGAAGGACGAGTGGCGGTGATCACCGGCGCGGCCGAGGGTATCGGACTCGCGCTCGCGCGCCGCGCGGCGGGTCTTGGCATGAAGCTGGTGCTCGCCGACCGGCACGAGGCGCGCTTGCAGGAAGCGGTGGATACCCTGACCGCCGCAGGCGCGGATGCCGTGCCGGTTGTCGTTGACGTGTCGGACGCCGCCTCGGTGGAAGAATTGGCCCGGGAAGCCTACCGCCTGCACGGGAAGGTGCATCTGCTCATCAATAATGCCGGCGTCGCCCTGGCCAAGACCGCCTGGGAGACGAGCAACGAGGATTGGCGCTGGGTGATGGGCGTCAACTTCTACGGCGTGGCCAATGGCGTGCGCAGTTTTGTGCCGCGCATGCTCGAATCGGGCGAGGAGGGGCATATCGTCAATACCGCCTCGGTGGCGGGGCTGATCTCGCAACCCGGCCTTGCCGCCTACAACGCGAGCAAATTCGGCGTGGTGACGCTCAGCGAAGGGCTGATGCACGACCTGACCCTGCGCGGGGCGCGCATCGGTGTGTCGGTGCTGTGCCCGGGCTGGGTGAAAACCCGCATCGCCCAGGCCGAGCGGCATCGTCCGCCCGACGAGCGCAGCCGCCCCGAGGCCCTGGATCCGAAAACCCTGGAAACCGCGATGGCGGTGATGCAGGCGGTGGAAAACGGCCTGAGCGCCGAGGACGTGGCGCGCATGGCGTTCGAGGCGGTCGGCCGAGGCGAGTTCTACATCCTCACGCATCCGCACAGCCGCGCCGGCGTCAAGGTCCGGCTGGAGGACATTCTGAACAACCGGGCGCCGACGCTGCTGCCGGTGTGA
- a CDS encoding Fic family protein, whose protein sequence is MRAVPLLRPCLVKKNRQNRRNSKKSSTRHKKMTTIRHGSLIGYGFLRESLRLPLPPLLHVARRESVAAIEHTPEGLRVPPSVAPKGDDILSHVQFALKHEGTDLAVLKLALPHLDTRSFLAELRAAPGSGYLRLTGYLYEAFTGETLDDLPGVRGSYVDLFDSNRYYTCAGDKNSRWRVRFNGLGSLRYCPMVRKTERIGALAAMDILGQANAFYASTDPGILDRALSWAYLSETEGSFALERESPQSDKKDRFVALLRQAHDPRPMSEDYLVELQNSTVSNPFDQAVQYRTEQNWLRTKGLRGPAGVSYVPPAPDDAAAMMSDLLELLNRKPSDIDPIMLGALISFGFVFIHPFMDGNGRLSRFLMHYALSQSGRLAEGLMLPISVAMKRDERDYLAALQSFSRPTRALWHVRMIDEVRFACESTAGDAMYRYWDATRCVEFIYEMALNALKTDLVDETRYLQAFDQAYRLVNEHHDIRDHDLNNLIMWCAQNGGHVSKKRREQLGHRYRADVFDAVETAVRQAWADLPGARD, encoded by the coding sequence ATGCGTGCCGTGCCGCTACTCCGCCCTTGCCTTGTAAAAAAAAATAGGCAAAATAGAAGAAATTCAAAAAAATCTTCGACCCGGCACAAAAAAATGACGACAATTCGGCATGGCAGCTTGATCGGCTATGGGTTTCTTCGGGAATCACTGCGTCTTCCCTTGCCACCGCTTTTGCACGTGGCGCGCCGGGAATCTGTCGCCGCCATCGAACACACACCCGAGGGCCTGCGGGTCCCTCCTTCCGTGGCGCCGAAGGGCGACGACATTCTGTCGCATGTTCAATTTGCCTTGAAGCACGAAGGCACCGACCTTGCCGTATTGAAGCTGGCTCTCCCCCATCTGGATACTCGGTCCTTTCTCGCCGAACTGCGCGCCGCACCGGGCAGCGGCTATCTACGCCTGACCGGCTACCTGTACGAGGCCTTCACAGGCGAAACACTCGACGACTTGCCCGGAGTTCGCGGTTCTTACGTCGATCTTTTTGACTCAAACCGGTATTACACCTGCGCCGGAGACAAAAATAGCCGGTGGAGGGTCAGATTCAACGGGTTGGGCTCCCTGAGGTATTGCCCCATGGTCCGAAAGACCGAACGTATCGGTGCATTGGCGGCAATGGATATCCTGGGACAAGCCAATGCCTTTTACGCCAGTACCGATCCCGGCATTCTGGATCGCGCACTGTCATGGGCCTATCTTTCGGAAACGGAAGGCAGCTTCGCGCTGGAGCGGGAATCCCCGCAATCCGACAAAAAAGACCGCTTCGTCGCCTTGCTTCGGCAAGCCCACGATCCGCGCCCCATGTCAGAGGATTATCTTGTCGAATTGCAAAACAGCACGGTCAGCAACCCTTTCGATCAGGCGGTGCAATACCGGACCGAACAAAACTGGCTGCGTACCAAGGGTCTGCGCGGCCCGGCGGGTGTCAGCTATGTCCCTCCGGCACCGGACGATGCGGCAGCCATGATGAGCGACCTTCTGGAGTTGTTGAATCGCAAGCCGTCAGATATCGATCCGATCATGCTCGGCGCGCTGATTTCATTCGGATTCGTGTTCATTCATCCGTTCATGGATGGAAACGGGCGCCTGAGCCGTTTCCTGATGCATTACGCTCTGAGCCAGTCCGGCAGACTCGCAGAAGGGCTCATGCTGCCGATTTCCGTTGCGATGAAACGGGACGAACGCGACTATCTTGCCGCTTTGCAAAGCTTCTCGCGTCCAACACGGGCGCTGTGGCACGTCAGAATGATCGATGAAGTCCGCTTTGCCTGCGAAAGCACGGCGGGCGATGCGATGTACCGCTATTGGGATGCCACGCGTTGCGTCGAATTCATCTACGAAATGGCGCTTAATGCGCTAAAAACAGACCTCGTCGACGAAACGCGCTACTTGCAGGCTTTCGATCAGGCGTATCGGCTCGTCAACGAACACCACGACATCCGCGACCACGACTTGAACAATCTGATCATGTGGTGCGCGCAGAATGGCGGCCACGTCTCCAAAAAACGCCGGGAACAACTCGGCCACCGTTATCGCGCCGACGTGTTCGATGCGGTGGAAACCGCGGTACGGCAAGCCTGGGCAGACCTTCCCGGCGCGCGCGACTAG
- a CDS encoding LysR family transcriptional regulator: protein MQTFLRIVEAGSLSAAAAQLGMTQPTVSRRLQTLERSLGLRLIQRSTHTMRLTLDGERCYERAKALLASWAAFESELLGAREEPDGVLRVIVPHAFGQERLIAPLAAYLSRHRSMAVEWLLHDDRAIQDYIAAGVDCAIQVGEVTDPGLVAIPLAKVPRIAVASPALLAGRAAPRDAADLAELPWLALRTYYRNDIVLTHRPSGRRKRIAIRPRFSTDSLYALRSAAIQGVGVGVGSRWVMTEALRSGELVRLAPDWEADPLPVSLVYPYASHYPARLRRFIDLIRADAGAVFQGDEE from the coding sequence ATGCAGACCTTTTTGCGGATCGTGGAGGCCGGCAGTCTTTCCGCCGCCGCCGCGCAACTGGGCATGACGCAGCCGACCGTCAGCCGCCGCCTGCAGACGCTGGAGCGCTCGCTCGGCTTGCGCCTGATTCAGCGCTCGACCCACACCATGCGGCTGACCCTGGACGGCGAGCGCTGTTACGAGCGCGCCAAGGCCCTTCTGGCGAGCTGGGCCGCGTTCGAATCGGAGCTGTTGGGCGCACGGGAGGAGCCGGACGGCGTATTGCGCGTCATCGTGCCGCACGCCTTCGGACAGGAGCGGCTCATCGCTCCGTTGGCGGCCTACCTCTCGCGCCATCGCTCAATGGCGGTGGAGTGGTTGCTGCATGACGATCGCGCCATTCAGGACTACATCGCCGCCGGCGTCGACTGCGCCATCCAGGTCGGCGAGGTGACCGATCCGGGACTGGTGGCGATTCCCCTGGCCAAGGTGCCGCGCATCGCGGTCGCTTCCCCGGCGCTGCTCGCCGGTCGTGCCGCCCCGCGGGATGCCGCCGATCTGGCCGAGCTGCCCTGGCTGGCCCTGCGCACTTATTACCGCAACGATATCGTGCTGACCCATAGGCCCAGCGGACGGCGCAAACGGATCGCCATCCGGCCCCGCTTCAGCACCGACAGTCTCTATGCCCTGCGCAGCGCGGCGATACAGGGCGTCGGGGTGGGCGTGGGATCCCGCTGGGTGATGACCGAAGCGCTGCGCAGTGGAGAACTGGTGAGGCTCGCGCCGGACTGGGAGGCGGACCCCCTGCCGGTGAGCCTGGTCTACCCCTACGCCAGCCATTATCCGGCGAGGCTCAGGCGCTTCATCGATCTGATCCGGGCCGATGCCGGCGCGGTGTTTCAGGGCGACGAAGAGTAA
- a CDS encoding SDR family oxidoreductase, with translation MTSTFSLSGKIALVTGASRGIGEAVARLLARHGAHVIVSSRKSEACERVAAAIIAEGGSAETLACHIGEPEQIAAAFASLDSRHGRLDILVNNAATNPYFGHIAKTDPAAFQKTVDVNIRGYFFMSCEAARRMAAQGGGAIVNVASVNGVVPGAGQGIYSITKAAVISMTQAFAKECAADGVRVNALLPGATDTRFAAALLENPAILDKALAHIPMGRVAQPEEMAGAVLYLVSDAASYTTGVCLNVDGGYLIA, from the coding sequence ATGACTTCCACGTTTTCCCTGTCGGGCAAGATCGCCCTCGTGACCGGCGCGAGCCGCGGTATCGGCGAGGCGGTGGCCCGCCTCCTGGCGCGTCACGGCGCCCATGTGATCGTCTCCAGCCGCAAGAGCGAAGCGTGCGAGCGCGTCGCCGCCGCGATCATCGCCGAGGGCGGGTCGGCCGAGACGCTCGCCTGCCATATCGGCGAACCGGAGCAGATCGCCGCGGCGTTCGCCAGCCTCGACAGCCGCCACGGCCGGCTCGACATTCTCGTCAACAACGCCGCCACCAATCCGTATTTCGGACACATCGCCAAGACCGATCCGGCCGCCTTCCAGAAAACCGTCGATGTGAACATCCGCGGTTATTTCTTCATGTCCTGCGAAGCGGCGCGGCGCATGGCCGCCCAGGGCGGGGGCGCCATCGTCAATGTCGCGTCCGTCAACGGCGTGGTGCCCGGCGCGGGGCAGGGGATTTATTCGATCACCAAGGCCGCGGTCATTTCCATGACGCAGGCGTTCGCCAAGGAGTGCGCCGCCGACGGCGTGCGGGTCAACGCCTTGCTGCCCGGCGCGACGGACACCCGTTTCGCCGCCGCCTTGCTGGAGAATCCGGCGATTCTCGACAAGGCGCTGGCGCACATTCCCATGGGGCGGGTGGCGCAGCCGGAAGAGATGGCCGGCGCGGTGCTGTACCTGGTGTCGGACGCCGCGAGCTACACCACCGGTGTCTGCCTGAACGTGGACGGCGGTTATCTGATTGCGTGA
- a CDS encoding histidine phosphatase family protein, which produces MPGVYFIRHGQAGFDREEYDALSPLGERQSVLAGAWLAGRRAAPDAVFCGRMARQRDTARLAADAAGGAVSPVIHDGFDEFDYLDVLARARPGLSSQSAILGWLASEPEPRKAFQSVFASAMERWMTGYLDDEYRESWPAFQRRILGALEHTLAASRGADCVWVVTSGGVIAALCKHWMSLSDRAAMTLNWRLANAGITHCARRGDALEPVSLNVISHLDHEPSLVSYR; this is translated from the coding sequence GTGCCCGGCGTGTATTTCATTCGCCACGGACAGGCCGGCTTCGACCGCGAGGAGTACGACGCGCTCAGCCCGCTCGGAGAGCGTCAGTCCGTTCTGGCCGGCGCCTGGCTGGCCGGCCGGAGGGCGGCGCCCGACGCGGTGTTTTGCGGCCGCATGGCAAGGCAGCGCGACACGGCAAGGCTTGCGGCCGACGCCGCGGGAGGCGCGGTGTCGCCCGTCATCCACGATGGATTCGACGAATTCGATTATCTGGATGTGCTCGCGCGCGCGCGTCCCGGGCTGTCGAGCCAGAGCGCCATTCTTGGCTGGTTGGCCTCCGAGCCCGAGCCGCGCAAGGCCTTCCAGTCGGTGTTCGCGTCGGCGATGGAGCGCTGGATGACCGGCTACCTCGATGACGAGTACCGCGAGTCCTGGCCCGCTTTCCAGCGGCGCATTCTCGGCGCGCTCGAGCACACTCTCGCCGCGAGCCGGGGCGCCGACTGCGTATGGGTGGTGACCTCCGGTGGCGTGATCGCCGCGCTGTGCAAGCACTGGATGAGCCTGTCCGACCGGGCCGCCATGACCTTGAACTGGCGGCTCGCCAATGCCGGCATCACGCACTGCGCCCGGCGCGGCGACGCGCTGGAGCCGGTGTCGCTGAATGTGATTTCCCACCTGGATCACGAGCCTTCGCTCGTCAGTTACCGTTAA
- a CDS encoding NUDIX domain-containing protein produces MNPQSINGVLVSPEGDLLLMLNDQDQWVLPGGNLKDGEDARDSLARQFHEQLGLRVSVLGTLAGEGSAVETRLCELSGEFRPRLDLAVKRIGLFSHDRLPAELQAPLRAGLERLARHGAAHAGTAVGKERFAAAALTAV; encoded by the coding sequence ATGAATCCGCAATCGATCAATGGAGTGCTGGTGTCCCCGGAGGGCGACCTGTTGCTGATGCTCAACGACCAGGATCAGTGGGTTCTGCCGGGCGGGAACCTCAAGGACGGCGAAGACGCGCGCGACAGCCTTGCCAGACAGTTTCACGAACAATTGGGTCTGCGCGTGTCGGTGCTCGGAACACTGGCCGGCGAGGGAAGCGCGGTAGAGACCCGCCTGTGCGAGTTGAGCGGCGAATTCCGTCCCCGTCTTGATCTGGCGGTCAAGCGCATCGGACTCTTTTCCCATGACCGGCTGCCCGCCGAGCTTCAAGCGCCGCTGCGCGCCGGACTCGAAAGACTGGCGCGGCACGGCGCCGCGCATGCCGGAACTGCCGTCGGCAAGGAGCGTTTCGCGGCAGCTGCGCTGACCGCCGTGTGA
- a CDS encoding alpha/beta hydrolase — MKLMFTGLTTIGTLLLGTGAALWLGGPSTPAVMTGFTRAFRQVDYSGVPPLSRYTARDGARLAYRLYAPQDTPRGSVVLVHGSSATSRSMHVIAQALAAAGYSAYALDIRGHGDSGVKGHLDHIGQLEEDLEDFASQANPVQPATLAGFSSGGGFVLRIAAEAQARLFQSFLLLSPYLRYDAPTQRANSGGWSSVGIPRLVALGLLNRAGFTKLNDLPVIRFGIDPANRDLLTESYDFNLAANFGPPRDYEAAIRAANRPVMVLAGERDEAFHTERFPQVFAACPGLAGVRLIPGTTHPGLILDAAPVREAVLAVQALQAKAARP; from the coding sequence ATGAAACTGATGTTTACCGGCCTGACCACGATCGGAACACTGCTGCTGGGCACGGGGGCGGCGCTGTGGCTGGGCGGTCCGTCCACGCCGGCGGTCATGACGGGATTCACCCGGGCGTTCCGGCAGGTCGACTACAGCGGGGTGCCGCCGTTGTCGCGCTACACGGCCCGCGACGGCGCCCGCCTGGCCTACCGCCTCTATGCGCCGCAAGACACCCCGCGCGGCTCCGTGGTGCTCGTGCACGGTTCGTCGGCCACCAGCCGCAGCATGCACGTCATCGCCCAGGCCCTGGCGGCGGCTGGTTATTCGGCCTATGCGCTCGATATCCGCGGACACGGCGACAGCGGTGTCAAAGGCCATCTGGATCATATCGGACAACTCGAGGAGGATCTGGAGGATTTCGCGAGCCAGGCCAACCCCGTCCAGCCGGCCACCCTGGCGGGGTTTTCTTCGGGAGGCGGCTTCGTGCTGCGCATCGCCGCCGAAGCGCAAGCCCGTCTGTTCCAGAGCTTTCTGCTACTGTCGCCCTATCTGCGCTACGACGCGCCGACCCAGCGCGCCAACAGCGGCGGTTGGTCCAGCGTGGGCATCCCGCGCCTAGTCGCGCTGGGCCTGCTTAACCGCGCCGGCTTCACGAAGCTCAATGACCTGCCCGTGATCCGCTTCGGCATCGATCCGGCCAACCGGGATCTTTTGACCGAGAGCTACGACTTCAACCTGGCGGCGAACTTCGGCCCGCCACGCGATTACGAGGCCGCCATCCGCGCCGCGAACCGTCCGGTGATGGTGCTGGCCGGCGAGCGGGACGAAGCGTTTCACACCGAGCGCTTCCCGCAGGTTTTCGCCGCGTGCCCCGGGCTCGCCGGCGTGCGCCTGATTCCCGGCACGACCCATCCGGGGCTGATTCTTGATGCCGCCCCCGTGCGCGAAGCCGTGCTCGCGGTACAGGCGCTGCAGGCCAAGGCAGCCCGCCCATAA